The Mesorhizobium sp. AR02 region AAAAGGGGCAAGTCTCGGTTGAATTCCGTCACTTCGGCGTCAGCCTAGAATTCGTGCCAACCGTTCTCAACAACGACCAAATCAATATTCGCGTAAAGCCGGAAGTCAGCGAACTATCGTCTCAAGGGGCTGTTCAAATCAACGGCATCTCCGTGCCGGCAATTTCCACCCGCCGTGCCGACACGGTCGTCGAACTCGCCAGCGGGCAGAGCTTCGCGATTGGTGGACTCATCAGGCGGAGCGTCAACACTGATATCAGTGTTTTTCCTTGGCTGGGCGAGTTGCCGATCCTTGGCGCCCTGTTTCGTTCGTCCTCATTTCAAAAGCAAGAGACGGAACTGGTTATTCTGGTGACGCCTTACATCGTAAGGCCAGGATCGAACCCCAACCAGATGAGCGCACCGACGGACCGGATGGGGTCGCCTTTGGACCAGGGGGCCACTCTGACGAATTCGTTGGCAAGTCCGCCAGGAGACCAGCGCCCTAGTCCCCGCACTGGTGCGTCAGGCGCTAAGGGCGGCCTCGGCTTTATCATTGAATAGCGGTCTACGAATGACGTTGCGGATCATAAGTCTGGTGGTCACTCTGACGGTAAGCGTAAGTGGCTGCACAAGCACCGCGCCGATTGTCGAGCCATTGGCACCGATCCTTATCGGGCAGGAGACCACCGTACTAACGTTACACAGCCTTCGCGCTTCCGAACGGCGGCGTTTGCGCGTTTTCCTTGAAACGGCAAGTCACGGCCGGCGCGATGCCCTTCACCTCCTTATCAGCGGGGCGTTCGGGCTCAGCGCAGAGGCCGTCCATGAGGCCAGGCAGATGGGCATCGGCGCCTACAACATCCATTTGCTCGACCAAACCAACGGCGGCGCAGTGCGAATAGAGGCGATTGTCTATCGTGCCCGCCCTCCTGTTTGTCCTTCGTATTCCGGCCCTTTACTCAATGACAAGTCCTTCGACCAGA contains the following coding sequences:
- a CDS encoding CpaD family pilus assembly lipoprotein, with amino-acid sequence MTLRIISLVVTLTVSVSGCTSTAPIVEPLAPILIGQETTVLTLHSLRASERRRLRVFLETASHGRRDALHLLISGAFGLSAEAVHEARQMGIGAYNIHLLDQTNGGAVRIEAIVYRARPPVCPSYSGPLLNDKSFDQTLGCSIRHNLAAMVSDPRDLLDNKAVKPSDGDRAAVPVARYRTFAKGNDG